The stretch of DNA ATCAACGACGTAGCCGGTTTCAGGATCAACCGGGCCAGTAACCTGTACGATTAGCTCGTAGTTATGGCCGTGGTAATTGGGGTTGTTGCACTTGCCGTACACGCGGGCATTTTTCTCGTCCGACCAGTTTGGGTTATTCAGACGGTGAGCCGCGTTGAAGTGTTCTTTGCGAAACACAGCAACCCGTGGGGCATCGGCCCAAGATGTTGTCATAGAAGCGAGGAATCGAAAAATGGTTCGATCAACCTGTCGTTACAAAGTATGTGTACAACACAGGCAGACGGCAGGGTGTTGAACATTAACAGCCCTTTAGTGTGCGAATGGTACTGAAATAACCCAGAAATCACGTATTCTGTTCAACTTTTATCTCCAAAAATTAAACAAGCTATCTTCAGTACACTTATACAACAAGGGGGGCTGGCTCTTTGTTCCTGAGGGATCTGGAGGGTATTTGAATCGTGCAACTCGCCTGACGATACCCCGCCCTAAGAGATGCCCGCTGGCGCAAAACTGACTCTGCCCAAGACAAATAGATGGGTTAAAAAACAGTTCATCAAACTCACCCTTGAACTTAATAAAACCGTCACTTCGCCAGCACAAACGACCGAACGGGCTGATTCGTTGCGCCGACGAGCAGAGCCGTTTTGCCGCCAATCTGTACCGCTGCCAGATCGCGCACGTCGCCGTTCCAGAGTAGACCCGACAGCGGCATCGGCACGTATCGGAATTGACCTTTACCGACATTCAGGAAGAGTTGCCCCCGATTGGCGTCGGATTTGCCGAGCCGGACGCGGTTGTGTTCGCGGTTACCGCCAATGAGCAGGTCGGGCCGACCGTCATGATTTACGTCGGTTGTGGTCAGGGCGTAGACGGGTGCAAACTGCGCTTCGATGGGCAACGGTTTCGCCACAAACCGGCCTTTCTGGTTGTGCAGCAACACGGTTTGGAGTTGAGCGGCTTGTGCTTTCAGTGCTTTTGCCAGTTCGTCGGTGCTGAACAGGTCGGTTATGGTAGCATTGGCATAGTGGGTATAATCCGTGAATTTTTTACGGAGCGTACCAACCTGATCGAGCATTTCATCGCGGGCGTTAAATGGATACAGTTTCCCGCCTTCGTAAGTAGCCAGCATGGGCAACCGCGTCCCGGCGGCATTCTCGATACCATAAAGCGTAAGCGGTTGCGTTGGCGTGGCCCGCAGTTGGCTATTCAGTCCGGCATTTCCGGCCACTATGTCGGGCCAGCCGTCGCCGTCAAAGTCCTGAACGAGCAGCCGATTCCAGCAGCCCGTTAGCTCCGACAAACCACTGTTGTAGGCATTCAATCGTCCGTTTTTCCAGGAAAGCATTTGCACCGGCCCGAAGTCGGTTGCCACAACCAGTTCCGGTTTTCCGTCACGGTCGAGGTCGGCGAAGGCGGCATCCGTTACCATACCGAGCGTTCTGAGCGCGGGGTGCTGCGTCGTAACGTCCGTAAACGTTCCTTTTCCATCATTAATCAACAGCCGACTTTCCGGGGATTCGGGATAATGCCCCGGCGTAACCCGCGCCCCAACAAATACATCGCGGTCGCCATCCTGGTCAATGTCGGCCACGCGCACACAGGACGCCGACACGCGAAGGTCGGGTAAAAGGGCTTTGCTAAGTTGCCCCCGGCCATTGTTGAGGTAAAGCCGGGCTTGCAAACGCGGGTCATTGGGCGGCAGTTCGTAGCCTGTGCTGACCACGATCAAATCAAAATCGCCATCACTATCGGCATCGAACCAGTCGGCTCCCGCATCCTGACAGGCGTTGTCGGCCTGCAAGGCAGGCTGTGGCATCGGCACCAATCGCCCGGCCTGCTGCACAAACACCTGCCCACCCTGACCGCGACCTCCGCCCACAAACAGGTCGGTTTGCCCATCGCCGTTGGCGTCTCCGGTGGCAAAACGTGGGCCGGTTGTCGAGAGTTTGTAGGGTAGCAGCGGCTGTATTTTAAAGTCGTTTACAGCCGGTTCGGCATTGGTCCAGTCGAGGAGGGAAACCCGTTGCCAGTTGACCTTAGCGATGGGTGGCTCGGCAGCTTGTTCTGTTGGCGCGTAGCGTACTGCCAACTGCACCCCCGTACCGGGCTGCACCTGCTGCGTTTTGCCATCGGCCCAGCGTATCCGCACGGAATCGGCACGCGCAGTTTTACCCAGGCCAAAAACGAGCGGGCCGTACATAGCCGACTGAAATCCGCGCACCGGCATGAACTCCTGCACCTGCATTCGCCCCGCTGCCCAGACGCTCACCCGCGCCCCCACCAGTGCGGCAGGGTTAGGGCTTCGTAGCTGAATCGTCAGGGAACGGGAGGCAGCCTTTTTGTCGGTCTGATTTTTGTAGATGCCCGCTTCCGCATTGACGTTGTTGACGACCAAATCGAGATCGCCATCGTTGTCTAAATCCGCGTATACCGCCCCGTTCGACTGACTCGGCTCATCGAAACCCCAGTCGGCGGTTTTGTTGTCAAACGTCAGATTTCCGGCATTTCGATAGAGGTAATTAGGTTCGTTGATGGCGGGCATCTTAGCAATCACGGCCATTTCATCAGCAGGCTGGCCAGTTTGCTTTGCTTTCAGTTGCTCATCCATCGTGAATTTCAGGAACTCCATGTTTGTGTAATCGCGGGCATAGCCGTTGCTCACGAACAGGTCTTTCCAACCATCGTTATCAAAATCGGCGAACAGCGCGGCCCAGCTCCAGTCGGTATTCGACACGCCCGCAAGCTGGCCGATTTCAGAAAAAACTGGCACACTCCCCTCCTCGCCCATGTTCACCTGCAACATATTCCGCATGGTCTGGTGGTGAAAACCGGCCCGCAGCAGTTGCTCGTATTTGTCGTAATTATCATCGCCCGACGTGAGTTTAATGCGCTCGTTGCGTTCGGGCAACATGTCGAGCGTAAGCAAATCGATCAGGCCATCGTTGTTTACGTCGGCAGCATCGCTACCCATCGAATACAGCGACGTGTGGCCCATCGCATCCCGCACCGACTCGCGAAATGCCGGTGTGCCGGAGCGTCCATTTTGCTGATTGATGTACAGATAATCGTTCTCGTTGTAATCGTTCGAGACATACAGATCAAGCCAGCCGTCGTTGTTGAAATCGCTTACGGCCACGCCCAGCCCAAAGCTCAGCACATTGCTCACCAGCCCCGAACTGGCCGATACGTCCACGAATTTACCGCCCTGATTTTGAAAGAGTTTACTGGCGTAGTCAGGGTTATTTTGTTGCTTGAAATCGCCGATCATCCGGCTGAAACCGGCGTACTCCTGCACCGAATGATTAAGCAGAAAACAGTCAAGATCACCGTCGCGGTCGTAATCGAAAAAGGCTGCCTGTGTGCTGTAGCCGGGGTCGTCTAAGCCGTAGTCGGCAGCTTTTTCAGAAAAGGTTACCCCACCCAAACCCTCCCCGTTAGGGAGGGCTTTACGGCCATTGTTTATGAAGAGCAAGTTTCGGCGCAGACGGGGGTTTGAGGCAGCCGACCGGCATACGTAGATATCGAGCCAGCCATCGGCATTGATATCGACTAATGAAACGCCGGTATTCCAGCCATCGGCGGCACCTACGCCTGCTTTTTCGGTAATGTCTTCAAAGTCAAAATCGCCCTTATTAAGGTATAATTTGTTGGCGGTCAGGTTGCCGGTAAAGTACAAATCCGTCAGGCCATCGTTGTTGAAATCGCCCGCAGCCACGCCACCACCGTTATAAAAATAGCTGTATTTCAGTACGTTAAAATCTGCTGATTCGGTCAGCGCATTGGTAAATGTGATATTGGTTTCTGACGATGATAGCTTCTCGAATAGCGTGTCCCGGCGTTGACAGGAGGTTAGTAGGATGAACAAATAAAGGAGCTTTTTCATAAGGGAGTCAAACGCAGAGAACGCAGTGTAAAGCGCAGAGGGCGCAGAGAAAATCTCCGTGTTCTCTGCGCTCTAACTCTGCGTCCTCTGCGTTTAAATCAATTTTAATTCTTATCCCACCACAACGGCGTAGTAACCTTATCGGGGCCACCGAGCAGTGCTTCGGCGGCTTTCACGGCATCGGCGTTGGTTTCGCGCTCCAGCAGCAGGAACGGAATCCGGCGGGGCCGCGCACCAGCCGCGAGGTCAGCATTCTCGTTGTTGGCAACCGGGTACAGGGGCGGGAACTTCGTCCGGCGATATTCGGCCCAGGCTTCGATACCATCAGGATACAGTGCCAGCCATTTCTGGGTGCCAATCTGTTCGCGCTGCCGGGCTGCAGCAGCCGCCCAGCGTACCGGCGTAGTCGATAGCGCAGGCGAGTTGATACCGTCGTTCGGGGCCACCGGTGCTTTGTCTGAGTTGATATAGGCCGTAATGGCGGCTGCGTTGGTAACACCCCATTGGTTCATTGATGCGGTGATCCCTTTTTCATACAATTCCTTCGCGGTGCCGCCCATATTCCAGCCATTGACCGCACCTTCGGCCCGCAGGAAAAAAGCTTCGGCAGCGTGCATCACGTTCTGCGGAGTTGAGCCAATGGAGGTCCAGGCAGCTCCCCCACCCGACACCCACCGCGCCCCTACGTTCGAGGTAGCGTTGTTGCCGTTGGCAGCAATGCCCAACTGTGCGGGCGTCAGGCCGTTGCGCAGCCCTTCAAAGGTTCCGGTGGCGGTGGCAGGCTGGAAATAAACGCCCACGCGCGGGTCTTCGTAGCCTTTCAGCACCGATTCCATAGCCGCGCTCATCCGAAACTCGTTCCAGATGGCAATGCGCGAGAGGCCGTTGAAGTCATTGTTCGGTTCGCTTTTGGTCATCAGCGCATCGTCGGCAACGGCTTCCAGCACGCCCCCGGCTACAGCCGCTTCAGCCTGCGTTTTTGCCAGCGCGGGGTTTACGGCTGATACCCGCATGGCTAACCGCAACTGCAATGTGTTGGCAAACCGAATCCATTTGTTCACGTCACCTTTGTAGATCAAATCGAACGTACCAAACGGTTTTTCTGCCGTTTTGCCTTTCAGCACCGTTGTTGCTGCATTGAGCCGCTTGAAGAAATCTTCGTAGATTTTATCCTGCGCGTCGTATTTCACCGACCGGGCCGGTTTGCCCGCATCGAAATACGGAATGGGACCGTAATAGTCGGTGAGCCGGTGAAACGTGTACACCCACCAGATGTCGGTAAGAGCACGTTCGGCGGTGCCAGCGGCATAGCCTTCTTCCAGCGACTTCAACTGCGGCACGGTTTGGGTGTAAATGGTTGTCCAGCCGCCCCGCAGCCAGTCGAACCGAATCACGTTCCGGTCTGAGGGGAAGTACGTAGCCGAGGTGGCGTAATATTGACTGTACAGGTCGGCAAACAGGTTTTGGGCAATCTGGTAGGTGCCGCCCGCAAACGTAGAGGCTGCCTGCGCCCGCGAAAACAGATATGGCAATTCGTTGGCCGTGAGTGTAACGAGCTTGGTTTTGTCGGTATTGATTTCCGCAAATTTTTCGGTACAGGCCGACATGCCGACCATCGACGCGACCGTCAGGCTGCTCAGCAGTGTTCGTTTTAAAAGTAAGTTCATGGTTCGTGTTACGCGTTAGAATGACAGTTGGAGATTGACACCGACGGAGCGCGAAGCGGGTACGTTACCGTATTCAACACCCTGGAAGTTACCGGCCCCGAGGCTAATGTCAGGATCGAACGACAGCCGACGCGTTGGTACGCCCGGAATGTCGAGTACGGCTTTGCCGCGATAAACGAAGAACAGGTTCCGGCCTACGACCGACAACCGCGCCCGCTTGATGAAGAAGGTGCTCGGCAGATTGAAGCCGTAGCCGAACGTCAGTTCGCGCAGGCGCACGTTGGTGGCGTCGTAGGTGAAGAACTCACCCCACGAGTAGCGACCGCCCGATACCGTAGTCCAGAACGTTTCGGCGTTGATGGCTTTGGTGTTGGTTTCGCCTGTAGCCGTCACACCCGGCAGCACCCAGTTCCCGGCCCGGTTCGCTTCGGTGTAGGCAGCGTTACCGTCAAATGCCAGGTTCGCTTCCGTTCCCGAAGTCATGACCCCGCCAAACCGACCGTCGAATAATACGCCGAGCGTGAAATTGCGGTAGTTGAAGGTGTTTTGCAACCCCAGCAGGAATTTCGGGTTAAAATTGCCAATGGGCAACTGGGCGGTCGTTACCACGGGCTTGCCGCTGGCATCGACCACGAACCGGCCTTGCGCGTCGCGTTGCCAGAGCTGTGTTTCAATATCACCATATGAGCCACCCTCAGCTACAATAGGCGTTGAGGTACGGCCAAACCCGCCCGCCAATGGAGCTTTCTTAATGTCGGGGTGAAGCGAAACGATCTTGTTAACGTTGCGCGATGCGTTCAGCGTAACATCCCAGGAGAATGCGCCTGTGAGCGGCTTAGCCGTTAGAGCCACTTC from Spirosoma montaniterrae encodes:
- a CDS encoding VCBS repeat-containing protein gives rise to the protein MKKLLYLFILLTSCQRRDTLFEKLSSSETNITFTNALTESADFNVLKYSYFYNGGGVAAGDFNNDGLTDLYFTGNLTANKLYLNKGDFDFEDITEKAGVGAADGWNTGVSLVDINADGWLDIYVCRSAASNPRLRRNLLFINNGRKALPNGEGLGGVTFSEKAADYGLDDPGYSTQAAFFDYDRDGDLDCFLLNHSVQEYAGFSRMIGDFKQQNNPDYASKLFQNQGGKFVDVSASSGLVSNVLSFGLGVAVSDFNNDGWLDLYVSNDYNENDYLYINQQNGRSGTPAFRESVRDAMGHTSLYSMGSDAADVNNDGLIDLLTLDMLPERNERIKLTSGDDNYDKYEQLLRAGFHHQTMRNMLQVNMGEEGSVPVFSEIGQLAGVSNTDWSWAALFADFDNDGWKDLFVSNGYARDYTNMEFLKFTMDEQLKAKQTGQPADEMAVIAKMPAINEPNYLYRNAGNLTFDNKTADWGFDEPSQSNGAVYADLDNDGDLDLVVNNVNAEAGIYKNQTDKKAASRSLTIQLRSPNPAALVGARVSVWAAGRMQVQEFMPVRGFQSAMYGPLVFGLGKTARADSVRIRWADGKTQQVQPGTGVQLAVRYAPTEQAAEPPIAKVNWQRVSLLDWTNAEPAVNDFKIQPLLPYKLSTTGPRFATGDANGDGQTDLFVGGGRGQGGQVFVQQAGRLVPMPQPALQADNACQDAGADWFDADSDGDFDLIVVSTGYELPPNDPRLQARLYLNNGRGQLSKALLPDLRVSASCVRVADIDQDGDRDVFVGARVTPGHYPESPESRLLINDGKGTFTDVTTQHPALRTLGMVTDAAFADLDRDGKPELVVATDFGPVQMLSWKNGRLNAYNSGLSELTGCWNRLLVQDFDGDGWPDIVAGNAGLNSQLRATPTQPLTLYGIENAAGTRLPMLATYEGGKLYPFNARDEMLDQVGTLRKKFTDYTHYANATITDLFSTDELAKALKAQAAQLQTVLLHNQKGRFVAKPLPIEAQFAPVYALTTTDVNHDGRPDLLIGGNREHNRVRLGKSDANRGQLFLNVGKGQFRYVPMPLSGLLWNGDVRDLAAVQIGGKTALLVGATNQPVRSFVLAK
- a CDS encoding SusD/RagB family nutrient-binding outer membrane lipoprotein, with translation MNLLLKRTLLSSLTVASMVGMSACTEKFAEINTDKTKLVTLTANELPYLFSRAQAASTFAGGTYQIAQNLFADLYSQYYATSATYFPSDRNVIRFDWLRGGWTTIYTQTVPQLKSLEEGYAAGTAERALTDIWWVYTFHRLTDYYGPIPYFDAGKPARSVKYDAQDKIYEDFFKRLNAATTVLKGKTAEKPFGTFDLIYKGDVNKWIRFANTLQLRLAMRVSAVNPALAKTQAEAAVAGGVLEAVADDALMTKSEPNNDFNGLSRIAIWNEFRMSAAMESVLKGYEDPRVGVYFQPATATGTFEGLRNGLTPAQLGIAANGNNATSNVGARWVSGGGAAWTSIGSTPQNVMHAAEAFFLRAEGAVNGWNMGGTAKELYEKGITASMNQWGVTNAAAITAYINSDKAPVAPNDGINSPALSTTPVRWAAAAARQREQIGTQKWLALYPDGIEAWAEYRRTKFPPLYPVANNENADLAAGARPRRIPFLLLERETNADAVKAAEALLGGPDKVTTPLWWDKN